In a single window of the Osmerus eperlanus chromosome 4, fOsmEpe2.1, whole genome shotgun sequence genome:
- the her3 gene encoding hairy-related 3, translating into MVATSDCIKAKIITAKKVSKPLMEKKRRARINKCLDQLKYLLENYYTNNIRKRKLEKADILELTVRHLRNLQKIQNGSSTNSEISDYQAGFRNCLAGVNQYMLMADNSNGSSRLSVLAHLSSNLLCTGEQALNSSTVDSDYPTRTAPEATTQKHAAEANKARSTVPLARCVRSLKPNSLTAKIKHHW; encoded by the exons ATGGTGGCGACATCCGACTGCATTAAGGCTAAAATAATAACTGCGAAAAAG GTGTCCAAACCTCTtatggagaagaaaaggaggGCTCGCATAAACAAATGCTTAGATCAATTAAAATATCTACTGGAGAACTACTACACCAACAAT ATTCGAAAACGCAAGCTGGAGAAAGCAGACATCTTAGAACTAACCGTGAGGCATCTGAGAAATCTACAAAAGATTCAGAATG GCTCTTCCACAAACTCTGAGATCTCTGACTATCAAGCAGGCTTCCGGAATTGTCTAGCGGGCGTTAATCAATACATGTTGATGGCAGACAACTCTAATGGGAGCAGTCGTTTGAGTGTACTGGCGCATCTTTCAAGCAACCTGCTATGCACCGGGGAACAGGCGCTCAACTCCAGCACCGTGGACAGCGACTACCCCACACGTACAGCACCAGAGGCAACAACGCAAAAACATGCCGCTGAAGCGAACAAGGCACGGTCTACTGTTCCCCTCGCCCGCTGTGTCCGATCATTGAAACCCAACAGTTTAA